AATGTCGCGCACGACCCCCGTCCGCTATCTGTTGCACCGGTTCGCACGACGCCGCAGTCGCCAGTTCGTCGGCGGCACCCTGCTGATACTGCTCGCGCTCGCCTTCCAGCGCGTCCCCGCACTCGTCATCGGCGTCGCACTGGACTCGCTGCTCCTCAAGAGCCAGGCGTTCGGCCTGCCACTCGTCCCCGACGGGCTGGTTCCGGACGAGACGGGCGGACAGGCCGCGCTCGTGGTGGCACTGCTCGCCGTCGCCGTCGTCGGGGAGAGCCTCTGCCGCTGGTACGGCACGCTCGTCTACGAGCGCGCCAACCTCGAGACGCTCCACGACATCCGGACGACTGCCTTCGAGACGGCGACGGGCCTCCCGCTGTCGGCACATCGGGACACGGACCACGACCGCCTGAGCGTCCTCAACGACGACGTCGACAACCTCGAGGACCTGTTCGACGGCGGCCGCGCCGCGGTCGTCTACGGCGGCGAGCTCCTCACCGCGTTCGCGTTCATGCTCCTGCTGAACTGGAACCTCGCGCTCCTCATGGCCGTGCTCCCGGTCGTCGTCGCCATCACGGCTCGGTACTACGCCGGGCTGCTCGAACCGCGGTACGACGCTGTGCGCTCGAACGTCGGGCGGCTCAACGCGCGACTCCGCGACGCCATCGAGGGCATCCGGAGCGTGAAGTCGCTCGTCCGCGAGCGACACGAGGCCGACCGGCTCGGCGACGCCTCGGACGCCTACAAGCGCTCGGCCTGGTCGGCGCTCAAGCTCCGCGCCATCTACAACCGTGTCTCCTGGCTGCTCGCGGTCGCTGGCGTCTGGTTCCTCTTCGGCGTCGGGAGCTACTGGATCATCGTCGGGACGCCCGCCGCCTTCACGCAGTCGTTGACCGCCGGGACCCTGCTGACGTTCATCATGTACACCTTCTCGCTGATGGACCCGACCCGCAAGCTCGCCGTCGAGGTCCTCGACAAGGTCGAGAGCGGACAGGCGTCCAGCCGGCGGGTGGTGCCGCTCCTGCGCCACGACGCCGTCGAGATTCGCGACGGGCAGACACCACCGCTGTCGGTCACCGACGGTGTGGTCGAGTACGACGACGTCTCTTTCGCATACGACGAACGCGACGACGACGACCTCACCCTCGAACACGTCTCGCTGACGGCGGACTCCGGCGACTTCATCGGTATCGTGGGTCACAGCGGTGCCGGCAAATCCACCCTCGTGAAGCTCCTGTTGCGCTTCTCCGAGCCCGATGCAGGTGAGATTCGAATCGACGGACGGCCGATCGACGAGCACTCGGTCGGGAGCCTCCGCGAGCACGTCGGCTACGTCGGCCAGGACCCGTTCCTCTTCCCGGGGACGGTCCACGAGAACGTCGCCTACGCCGACCCGGACGCCTCGCGAGAGACCGTCGTCGCGGCCGCGAAGCGGGCCAGCGCACACGAGTTCGTCACCGACCTCCCCGACGGCTACGACACCGCGGTCGGCGAGCGCGGCACCACGCTCTCCGGCGGGCAGCGCCAGCGCCTCGCCATCGCCCGGGCGCTCCTGACGGAGCCCGAGGTACTGGTGTTCGACGAGGCGACGAGCCACGTCGACACCGAGACCGAGGCCGAGATCCAGCGCACGCTCCGTGCGGTCGCCAGTGACCGGACGGTGTTCGCCGTCGCCCACCGGCTGTCGACGGTCCGGCAGGCAGACCGCATCGTCGTCCTCGAGGACGGCCGCATCACGGAGCGCGGCACGCACGACGAGCTCGTCGCACGGGACGGCACCTACGCCTCGCTCTGGGCCGTCCAGACCGGTGCCGTCGCCTCGGGGACAGCGGACCCGACACCGGCACCCGGAACGGAGGTGCAGCGATGACAGACGCGTTCGCCGACCGGGCCGACGACTACCCGCTCGTTTCGCTCGTCGACCGCTACGGCCGGGCCGACCTGCCCCTGCTGCTCGTCGCGATGACGTCGACGTTCGTCTCCATCTTCCTGAGCCTCGCCGACGTCTACCTCATCGGGCTGGGCATCGACGCGCTGTTCAACGACCAGCCGTTCGCCCTGCCGCTGCTCCCGCAGTCAGTCGTTCCGACCGGGACCATCGACCTGCTCGTCTTCGTCACGGCGCTCGTCGTCGCGACCGGTATCGTGTCGCACTCCCTCTCGTTCGTCGGTGAGTACTGCTTCGGGCTCTACACCCAGCGGTTCCTCCACGAGGTCCGCACCGGTGCCTTCTCGACGGTCGTCGGCTTCGACCTGTCGTTCTTCGACGAGCACCGCACCGGCAACGTCATCAGCGCGCTCAACGACGACGTGAACCAGCTGGACACGTTCTTCAACAAGCTCGTCGAGGCGAGCATCTGGGCGGTCACGACCATCGTGAGCGCCTTCGTCTACATGGGCCTGCTGAACGTACAGCTCGCGCTGTTCGTGCTGCTCTCCGCGCCGGTGCTCGCCGGGTTGAACCACTGGTTCTCCCGCCAGGTGGAACCGGTCCAGGACGACATCCGCACCGAGCGCGGTGGCCTGAACGCGCTGCTGGAGACGGCGCTGGGTGGACTCGACGTCATCAAGGCGAACACCGCCGAGGCCGACGAGAGCCGACGGCTCGCCGACGCCTCTCGCGAGTACACCGACGCTCGTCTCGCGAACCGCCGGCTCTCCATCCGGCAGGCACCCCTCAACCGCCTCGTCGCGGGCCTCTGGCTCCTGTTCGTCGTCGCCATCGGCGTGCAGTGGATCACGGTCGGCCCGCCCCTGTTCTTCTCCGGCACGCTGACCGCCGGAGAGCTCGTCCCGTTCCTGTTCTATCTGGAGCGGATGACGCCGCCGCTGAAGAACCTCGGCGGCCTCATCAACGGCTACAAGGGCGCGAAGGCGGCGGCGAAGCGCGTCGGCGGACTCGCGGCCCGCGAGGGCCGAACCGGGGGGCAGGACGGGGCCGCGGTCGACCTCGACGCGCCCGACGTGTCGTTCGAGGGCGTCTCGTTCGCCTACCCCGGCACCGACCAGCGGGTCATCGACGGCGTCGACCTCGACATCGCCCCCGGGTCGACCGTCGGTATCGTCGGGACGACCGGCGCGGGCAAGTCGACGCTGCTCGACCTGCTGCTCCGGTACCACGACCCCGACGAGGGTCGAATCGCGGTGCAGGGCCGCGACCTCGCCGACATCGCGCCGGAGCCCTACCGCGAACAGGTCGGCTACGTCGATCAGGACTCGTTCCTGTTCGACGGGACGGTCCGCGAGAACGTCGCGGCCGGCGCACCCGGTGGCGACGCGAGCGACGAGGCCGTCCGCGAAGCCGCGCG
The DNA window shown above is from Haloarchaeobius litoreus and carries:
- a CDS encoding ABC transporter ATP-binding protein, with translation MSRTTPVRYLLHRFARRRSRQFVGGTLLILLALAFQRVPALVIGVALDSLLLKSQAFGLPLVPDGLVPDETGGQAALVVALLAVAVVGESLCRWYGTLVYERANLETLHDIRTTAFETATGLPLSAHRDTDHDRLSVLNDDVDNLEDLFDGGRAAVVYGGELLTAFAFMLLLNWNLALLMAVLPVVVAITARYYAGLLEPRYDAVRSNVGRLNARLRDAIEGIRSVKSLVRERHEADRLGDASDAYKRSAWSALKLRAIYNRVSWLLAVAGVWFLFGVGSYWIIVGTPAAFTQSLTAGTLLTFIMYTFSLMDPTRKLAVEVLDKVESGQASSRRVVPLLRHDAVEIRDGQTPPLSVTDGVVEYDDVSFAYDERDDDDLTLEHVSLTADSGDFIGIVGHSGAGKSTLVKLLLRFSEPDAGEIRIDGRPIDEHSVGSLREHVGYVGQDPFLFPGTVHENVAYADPDASRETVVAAAKRASAHEFVTDLPDGYDTAVGERGTTLSGGQRQRLAIARALLTEPEVLVFDEATSHVDTETEAEIQRTLRAVASDRTVFAVAHRLSTVRQADRIVVLEDGRITERGTHDELVARDGTYASLWAVQTGAVASGTADPTPAPGTEVQR
- a CDS encoding ABC transporter ATP-binding protein, whose product is MTDAFADRADDYPLVSLVDRYGRADLPLLLVAMTSTFVSIFLSLADVYLIGLGIDALFNDQPFALPLLPQSVVPTGTIDLLVFVTALVVATGIVSHSLSFVGEYCFGLYTQRFLHEVRTGAFSTVVGFDLSFFDEHRTGNVISALNDDVNQLDTFFNKLVEASIWAVTTIVSAFVYMGLLNVQLALFVLLSAPVLAGLNHWFSRQVEPVQDDIRTERGGLNALLETALGGLDVIKANTAEADESRRLADASREYTDARLANRRLSIRQAPLNRLVAGLWLLFVVAIGVQWITVGPPLFFSGTLTAGELVPFLFYLERMTPPLKNLGGLINGYKGAKAAAKRVGGLAAREGRTGGQDGAAVDLDAPDVSFEGVSFAYPGTDQRVIDGVDLDIAPGSTVGIVGTTGAGKSTLLDLLLRYHDPDEGRIAVQGRDLADIAPEPYREQVGYVDQDSFLFDGTVRENVAAGAPGGDASDEAVREAARVAGADEFVRDLPDGYDTELGAQGTTLSGGQRQRLAIARAVVGDPELLLFDEATSHVDTETERVVQEHLADITADRTTFVVAHRLSTVRHADQLVVLEDGVVTESGTHEELVEKGGSYAKLWNVQVGAVAAAGD